A genomic stretch from Bifidobacterium sp. ESL0769 includes:
- a CDS encoding citrate synthase: MVEAKLNVDASKFDLPVVKATEGADGIVVSSLKNDGFVTLDPGFLTTAQCESKITFIDGQNSILRYRGYPIEQLCEQSDFLEVAWLLQHGELPSKAEYDQFCLDLNHRTMVGEDFRTFMASFPRSAQPMSVLASAINALAAFYPDTTDISDPDQLDESARIIMAKARTIVSYIYRRRRDEPMLYPDVARGYVDDFLRMCFAVPYEPYESDELSIHSLGRLLIIHADHEQNCSTSVVRIAGSAHANLYSAVAAGVNALSGPLHGGANEAVLRQLEVIRDSGESVRQFVENTKKEGKRISGFGHRVYKCYDPRAVVAKHYLEQLMARGDVDNRLPADERALFAIATELEDIATHDDYFISRHLYPNVDFYTGLLYRVIGFDAPMFTPLFALGRIPGWIAQYREMLADPQTKIGRPRQVYTGQTERDYIPMDQR, encoded by the coding sequence ATGGTGGAGGCAAAACTCAATGTGGACGCGAGCAAGTTCGATCTGCCCGTGGTCAAGGCCACGGAGGGAGCGGACGGCATTGTGGTCTCCAGCCTCAAAAATGATGGCTTCGTCACCCTCGACCCGGGTTTCCTGACCACCGCCCAGTGCGAATCCAAAATCACGTTCATCGACGGTCAGAATTCCATCCTGCGTTATCGCGGCTACCCGATCGAGCAGCTTTGCGAACAGTCCGATTTCCTTGAAGTGGCTTGGTTGCTGCAGCATGGCGAGTTGCCAAGCAAGGCCGAATACGACCAGTTTTGCCTCGACCTGAACCACCGCACGATGGTGGGCGAGGACTTCCGCACTTTCATGGCCTCGTTCCCGCGTTCGGCACAACCGATGAGCGTGCTCGCCTCGGCCATTAATGCGCTCGCGGCCTTCTATCCGGACACCACCGACATCAGCGATCCGGACCAGCTCGACGAATCGGCGCGCATCATCATGGCCAAGGCCCGCACCATCGTCAGCTACATCTATCGCCGTCGTCGCGACGAGCCCATGCTTTACCCGGATGTCGCTCGTGGTTACGTCGACGATTTCCTGCGTATGTGCTTCGCCGTGCCTTACGAGCCGTACGAATCCGACGAACTTTCCATCCACTCGTTGGGCCGTCTGCTCATCATCCATGCCGACCACGAGCAGAACTGCTCGACCTCTGTGGTGCGCATTGCCGGCAGTGCCCACGCCAACCTGTATTCGGCGGTGGCGGCCGGTGTCAACGCGCTTTCCGGACCGCTGCATGGCGGTGCCAACGAAGCGGTGTTGAGGCAGCTTGAAGTCATCCGTGATTCCGGTGAAAGCGTGCGCCAGTTTGTCGAAAACACGAAGAAGGAAGGGAAGCGCATCTCTGGTTTCGGCCACCGCGTCTACAAATGTTACGACCCGCGTGCGGTGGTCGCCAAACATTATCTAGAGCAGCTGATGGCCCGAGGCGATGTTGACAATCGCCTGCCTGCCGATGAACGGGCTTTGTTTGCTATTGCCACGGAACTTGAGGACATCGCCACGCACGACGACTATTTCATTTCTCGCCACCTTTACCCGAACGTCGATTTCTACACCGGACTGCTGTATCGGGTCATCGGCTTTGACGCCCCGATGTTCACCCCGCTGTTCGCGCTTGGTCGCATCCCTGGCTGGATCGCGCAATACCGTGAGATGCTGGCGGACCCACAGACCAAGATTGGCCGTCCGCGGCAGGTCTACACCGGCCAAACTGAGCGTGACTACATACCGATGGATCAGCGTTAG